The genomic DNA CCCGAGCGCTTCGCCGTGGTCTACGAGCTGGTTTCCCTGCCGGGGTGGAAGGACGGGGACGGAAGCCGCTTCTTCGTCCGGGTCTACGTGCCGGAGAAAGACCCCAGGCTTCCCACGGTGACCGACCTCTGGGGAAGCGCCAACTTCCTGGAGCGGGAGGTTTACGACATGTTCGGCATCGTCTTTGAGGGGCACCCGGACCTGCGCAAGATCCTCACCCCGGAGGACCTCGAGGGCCACCCCTTACGCAAGGACTTCCCCTTGGGGGAAACCCCCACCCTCTTCCGCGAGGGGCGTTTCATCGTGCCGAGCGAGTTCCGGGCCGCCATCACCGGCAAAAGCCCCGGCCTCACCCTTTACAAGGGGGGTAGCCGCAAGGGCTACCGCGCCCTTTGGGCCGACCTCACCAAGGCCAAGGAGGTCAAATGAAGGACTACCTGGACCCGGTGGAAACCCTGGAGGAGCCCAAAGAGCTCCGCACCGAGGTCATGACCCTGAACGTGGGCCCGCAACACCCCTCCACCCACGGGGTCTTGCGGGTGGTGGTGACGCTTTCCGGCGAAGAGGTCTTGGACCTCGTCCCCCACATCGGCTATCTCCACACCGGCTTTGAGAAGAACATGGAAAACCGGACGTATACGCAGGTCATCACGTATACGCCCCGGATGGACTACCTCCACTCCTTCGCCCACGACCTGGCCTACGCCCTGGCGGTGGAGAAGCTGGTGGGGGCGGTGGTGCCGCCCAGGGCCGAGACCATCCGCATCATCCTGAACGAGCTCTCCCGCTTGGCAAGCCACCTGGTCTTCCTGGGCACGGGGCTTTTGGACCTCGGGGCCCTCACCCCCTTCTTCTACGCCTTCCGCGAGCGGGAAGCCATCTTGGACCTCTTTGAGTGGGTCACGGGCCAGCGCTTCCACCACAACTACATCCGCATCGGCGGGGTCAAGGAGGACCTGCCTGAGGAGTTCGTCCCCGAGCTTAGGAAGTTCCTCGAGGTCATGCCCCACCGCATCGACGAGTACGAGGCCCTTTTCGCCGAAAGCCCCATCTTCTACGAAAGGGCCCGGGGCGTGGGGGTGATCCCCCCGGAGGTGGCCATCCACCTAGGCCTCACCGGGGGGTCCCTAAGGGCGAGCGGGGTGAACTACGACGTGCGCAAGGCCTACCCCTACGCCGGGTACGAAACCTACCAGTTTGACGTGCCCCTGGGGGAGCACGGGGACGTGTTTGACCGGATGATCGTCCGCATCCGGGAGATGCGGGAGTCGGTGAAGATCCTCCGGCAGGCCCTAGAGCGGCTGGAACCTGGGCCCGTGCGCGACCCCAACCCCCAGATCACCCCGCCCCCCCGCCACCTCCTGGAAACCTCCATGGAGGCGGTGATCTACCACTTCAAGCACTACACCGAGGGCTTCCACCCCCCCAAGGGGGAGGTCTACGTGCCCACGGAGTCGGCCCGGGGGGAGCTCGGCTACTACATCGTTTCCGACGGGGGGAGCATGCCCTACCGGGTGAAGGTGCGGGCGCCCAGCTTCGTCAACCTACAAAGCCTGCCCTACGCCGCTAAAGGCGAGCAGGTGCCGGACCTGGTAGCCATCATCGCCAGCCTGGACCCGGTCATGGGGGACGTGGACCGCTAAGGAGGCACGATGGGGTTCTTTGACGACAAAGAGGACTTCCTAAGGGAAACCTTCGCCAAGTACCCGCCCGAGGGGCGGCGGGCCGCCATCATGCCCCTCCTAAGGCGGGTGCAGCAGGAAGAGGGCTGGATCCGACCCGAGCGGATAGAGGAAATCGCCGCCCTGGTGGGCACCACCCCCACGGAGGTCATGGGGGTGGCGAGCTTCTACTCCTATTACCAGTTCGTGCCCACGGGGAAGTACCACCTCCAGGTCTGCGCCACGTTGAGCTGCAAGCTGGCGGGGGCGGACGAGCTTTGGGACCACCTCACGGAGGAGCTGGGCATCGGCCCCGGGGAGGTGACCCCGGACGGGCTCTTTAGCGTGCAGAAGGTGGAGTGCCTGGGAAGCTGCCACACCGCCCCCGTGATCCAGGTGAACGACGAGCCCTACGTGGAGTGCGTGACCCGGGCCAGGCTCCAGGCCCTCCTGGAGGGCCTAAGGGCGGGGAAGCGGCTTGAGGAGATCCAGCTTCCCGGGAAGTGCGGCCACCACGTGCACGAGGTGGAGGTATGACCGGACCCATCGTTTCCGGAAAAGACCCTCGCTTTGAACGCACCCTCTACGCCCACGTGGGCAAGGAGGGGAGCTGGACTTTGGACTACTACCTGAAGCACGGGGGGTACGAGACGGCCAAGCGGGTCCTAAAGGAGAAAACCCCGGACGAGGTCATAGAGGAGGTGAAGCGCTCGGGGCTCCGGGGACGGGGCGGGGCGGGCTTCCCCACGGGGCTCAAGTGGAGCTTCATGCCCAAGGACGACGGCAAGCAGCACTACCTCATCTGCAACGCCGACGAGTCCGAGCCGGGGAGCTTCAAGGACCGCTACATCCTGGAGGACGTCCCCCACCTCCTCATTGAGGGGATGATCCTGGCCGGCTACGCCATCCGGGCCACGGTGGGCTACATCTACGTGCGGGGGGAGTACCGCCGGGCGGCGGACCGCCTCGAGGCCGCCATCCGGGAGGCCAGGGCCCGGGGCTACCTGGGGCCCAACCTCTTCGGCACGGACTTCTCCTTTGACCTCCACGTGCACCGGGGGGCGGGGGCCTACATCTGCGGCGAGGAAACCGCCCTCATGAACTCCCTGGAAGGCCTCCGGGCTAACCCCCGCCTCAAGCCCCCCTTTCCCGCCCAGGCGGGGCTTTGGGGCAAGCCCACCACCATCAACAACGTGGAGACCCTAGCCTCCGTGGTGCCCATCTTAGAACGGGGAGCGGACTGGTTCGCCAGCATGGGCACGGAGCAGTCCAAGGGGATGAAGCTCTACCAGATCTCCGGCCCCGTGCGGCGGCCTGGGGTCTATGAGCTTCCCATGGGCACCACCTTGCGCGAGCTCATCTACGAGTGGGCGGGGGGGCCCTTGGAGCCCATCCAGGCCCTCATCCCGGGCGGGTCCTCCACCCCGCCCTTGCCCTTCACGGATGAGGTCCTGGACACCCCCATGAGCTACGAGCACCTGCAGGCCAAGGGCTCCATGCTGGGCACCGGGGGGGTGATCCTGATCCCCGAGCGGGTGAGCATGGTGGACGCCATGTGGAACGTGACCCGCTTCTACGCCCATGAGTCCTGCGGCAAGTGCACCCCCTGCCGCGAGGGGGTGGCGGGGTTCATGGTGAACCTCTTCGCCAAAATCGGCACGGGGGAAGGGGAGGAAAAGGACGTGGAGACCCTCGAGGCCCTCCTCCCCCTCATCGAGGGCCGGAGCTTCTGCCCTCTGGCGGACGCTGCCGTCTGGCCCGTGAAAGGCTCCTTGAAACACTTCAAGGACCAGTACCTGGCCCTGGCGCGGGAGAAGCGCCCCGTGCCCAGGCCGAGCCTCTGGAGGTGAAGGGTGGTCAGGGTTAAGGTCAACGACCGCGTGGTGGAAGTGCCCCCGGGGACGAGCGTCATGGACGCCGTCTTCCACGCCGGGTACGACGTTCCCCTCTTCTGCTCGGAAAAGCACCTTTCCCCCATCGGGGCCTGCCGCATGTGCCTGGTGCGCATCGGCCTGCCCAAGCGGGGCCCTGACGGGAAGCCCCTCGTGAACGAACAGGGCGAGCCGGAGATCCAGTGGCAACCCAAGCTGGCGGCAAGCTGCGTCACCGCCGTGGCCGAGGGCATGGTGGTGGACACGCTTTCCGAGGTGGTGCGGGAGGCCCAGGCGGGGATGGTGGAGTTCACCCTCCTGAACCACCCCCTGGACTGCCCCACCTGCGACAAGGGCGGGGCCTGCGAGCTCCAGGACCGCACGGTGGAGTACGGGCTTTACGAGAAGTACTACCAGAAGGCCCCCCTGGAGCTTCCCGTCTACACCCGCTTTGAGTTCACCCGCCGTCACGAGGACAAGCACCACCCCCTTTCCCCCTTCGTGATCCTGGACCGGGAGCGGTGCATCCACTGCAAGCGGTGCGTGCGCTACTTTGAGGAGATCCCGGGGGACGAGGTCCTGGACTTCATCGAGCGGGGGGTGCACACCTTCATCGGCACCCTGGACTTCGGTCTCCCCTCGGGCTTTTCCGGCAACATCACCGACATCTGCCCCGTGGGCGCGCTTTTGGACCTCACCGCCCGCTTCCGCGCCCGCAACTGGGAGATGGAGGAAACCCCCACCACCTGCGCCCTCTGCCCCGTGGGGTGCGGGATCACCGCCGATACCCGAAGCGGCGAGCTCCTAAGGGTCCGGGCCCGGGAGGTGCCCGAGGTCAACGAGATCTGGATCTGCGACGCCGGCCGCTTCGGCCACGAGTGGGCGGACAGCCACCGCCTCAAGACCCCCTTGGTGCGGGAAGGCGGGAGGCTTAGGGAGGCCACCTGGGAGGAGGCCTTCCTGGCCCTAAAGGAGGGCCTGAAGGGGGCTAGGGGGGAGGAGGTGGGGCTTTACCTGGCGGGGGACGCCACCCTCGAGGAGGGCCTCCTGGCCGCCGCCCTGGCGGAAGCCCTCAAGACCCCCCACCTGGACTTCCAGGGCCGCACCGCCGCCCCAGCGAGCCTCTTCCCCACGGCCACCCTGGAGGACCTCCTCAGGGCCGACTTCGCCCTGGTCCTGGGCGACCCCACGGAGGAGGCCCCCATCCTGCACCTGCGCCTAAGCGAGTTCGTGCGGGACCTCAAGCCCCCCTACCGCTACGCCCACGGCACCCCCTTCGCCGACCTGCAGATCAAGGAAAGGATGCCCCGCCGCACGGACAAGATGGCCCTCTTCGCCCCCTACCGCGCCCCCCTCATGAAGTGGGCCGCCCTCCACGAGGTCCACGCCCCCGGGGAGGAGCGGGAGATCCTCTTGGCCCTCCTCGGGGAGAAGGAGGGGAGCGAGGCGGTGCAAAAGGCCAAGGAGGCCTTCGAGCGGGCAGAGCGCCCCGTCCTCATCCTGGGGGCCGGGGTGCTCCAGGATGCGGTGGCGGCGGAAAGGGCAAGGCTCCTCGCCGAGCGCAAGGGGGCCAAGGTCCTGGCCATGACCCCTGCCCCGAACGCCAAAGGCCTCGAGGCCATGGGGGTTTGGCCCAAGGAGAAGGGAGCGGCCTGGGACGAGCCGGGGGCCCCTTACGCCTACTACGGCTTCCTTCCCCCCGAGGCGGCCCTGAAGGACAAGCGCTTCGTGGTGATGCACCTTTCCCACCTCCACCCCCTGGCCGAGCGCTACGCCCACGTGGTCCTGCCCGCCCCCACCTTCTACGAGAAGCGGGGGCACATCCTGAACCTGGAAGGCCGCGTCCTCCCCCTCTCCCCCGCCCCCATCGAAAACGGGGAGGCGGAAGGCGCCTTGCAGGTCCTGGCCCTTGTGGCGGAGGCCTTGGGGGTGCGGCCGCCCTTTAGGCTCCACCTGGAGGCGGATCGGGAGCTCAAGGCCAAGAAGGTGCCCGGGGCCATGGGCCTTTACGCCTTCCGCACCAAGGCGCTCCGGCCCAAGGAGGAGAAGGGGAACCTCTACCTCCGCCCCACCATGTGGAAGGCCTGGCAAGCGGAGGGCAAGGCCCAGGAGGCGGCCTCGCCGGAGCTTTGGGTCCACCCGGAGACGGCCCGGCTCGAGGCCCTTCCCGAAGGCGCTTTGGTGGAGGTGGAAACGCCCTTGGGCCCGCAACGGGCCCGGGTGGTCCACCGCCAGGACATCCCCAAGGGCCTCTACTACCTCTCCGCTCTGGGCCCCTTCGCCGGCAAGCGCTTCCCGGCCAAGATCCTGGTCCCGACAGGAGGTGAAGCGTGAACCCCTACCCCCTGGACCCTTACTGGATGGTGGCCCTGAAGGCGCTTTTGGTGGTGGTGGGCCTCCTCACCGCCTTCGCCTTCATGACCCTGATTGAACGAAGGCTCCTCGCCCGCTTCCAGATCCGCATGGGCCCGAACCGCGTGGGGCCTTCTGGCCTCTTCCAGCCCATCGCCGACGCCATCAAGAGCATCTTCAAGGAAGACCTGGTGGTGGAGCGGGCGGACAAGGTCCTCTTCGTCCTGGCCCCCCTCCTCGGGGTGGTCTTCGCCCTCTTGGCCTTCGGGGCCATCCCCTTTGGGCCCCCGGGGAGCTTCTTCGGCTTCCAGCCTTGGGTGGTGAACCTGGACCTGGGGATCCTCTACCTCTTCGCCGTGAGCGAGATGGCCATCTACGGCATCTTCCTGGCAGGGTGGGCCTCGGGGAGCAAGTATAGCCTCCTGGGCTCCTTGCGCTCCTCCGCAAGCCTCATCTCCTACGAGCTCGGCCTCGGCATCGCCCTTCTCGCCCCGGTCCTCTTGGTGGGCAGCCTCAACCTCAACGACATCGTCAACTGGCAAAAGGAAAACGGCTGGCTCTTCCTCTACGCCTTCCCCGCCTTCTTGGTCTACGCCATCGCCGCCCTGGCCGAGGCCGCCCGCACCCCCTTTGACCTCCCGGAGGCGGAGCAGGAGCTGGTGGGGGGCTACCACACGGAGTACAGCTCCATCAAGTGGGCCCTGTTCCAGATGACCGAGTACATCCACTTCATCACCGCCAGCGCCCTCATCCCCACCCTCTTCCTGGGGGGCTGGACCATGCCCTTTTTCAACGTCCCCTACCTTTGGATGTTCCTCAAGATCGCCTTCTTCCTCTTCCTCTTCATCTGGATCCGGGCCACCTGGTTCCGCCTCCGCTACGACCAGCTTTTGCGCTTCGGCTGGGGGTTCCTCTTCCCCGTGGCCTTGGTCTGGTTCCTCGTCACCGCCTTGGTGGTGGCCCTGGACCTGCCCCGGGCGTACCTCGTCTACCTCTCCGGCCTAAGCTTCCTCGCCCTGCTCGGGGCGATGTTCTATAGCCCCAAGCCCGTCCGCAAAGGAGGTGGCGCATGACCCTAAAAGCGCTGGCCCAAAGCCTTGGCATCACCCTCAAGTACCTCTTCTCCAAGCCGGTGACCGTCCCCTACCCCGACGCCCCTGTGGCCCTCAAGCCCCGCTTCCACGGGCGGCACGTCCTCACCCGGCACCCCAACGGCCTGGAGAAGTGCATCGGTTGCTCCCTCTGCGCCGCCGCCTGCCCCGCTTACGCCATCTACGTGGAGCCTGCGGAGAACGACCCGGAAAACCCCGTCTCCGCCGGGGAGCGCTACGCCAAGGTCTACGAGATCAACATGCTCCGCTGCATCTTCTGCGGGCTCTGCGAAGAGGCCTGCCCCACAGGGGCCATCGTCCTGGGCTACGACTTCGAGATGGCGGACTACCAGTACTCCGACCTCATTTACGGCAAGGAGGACATGCTGGTGGACGTGGTGGGGACCAAGCCCCAGCGGCGCGAGGCCAAGATGACCGGGAAAGCGGTGAAGCCCGGCTACGTGGTGCCCTATGTGCGGCCCGAGCTGGAAGGCTTCAAGGCCCCCACGGAAGGAGGCAAAAAGTGAGCCCCTGGGAAGCTTTGGCCCTCCTCCTGCTCCTCGCCACCGGGCTCCTGGTGGTGACGCTCAGAAACGCCATCCACGCCGCCTTGGCCCTCATCGCTAACTTTTTGGTCCTGGCCGGGGTGTACGTGGCCTTGGACGCCCGCTTTCTCGGGTTCATCCAGATCATCGTCTACGCCGGGGCCATCGTGGTCCTCTTCCTCTTCGTCATCATGCTCCTCTTCGCCGCCCAGGGCGAGGTGGGCTTTGACCCCTTGGTGCGCTCCAAACCCTTGGCCGCCCTCCTCTCCTTAGGGGTGGCGGGGATCCTCCTCTCCGGGCTCCTGGGCCTGAAGCTCGCCTTCTCGCAGAACCTCCAAGGCGGGCTCCCTCAGGCCCTAGGCCCCCTCCTCTACGGGGACTGGCTCCTCATCCTCCTCGCCGTGGGCTTCCTCCTCATGGCGGCCACGGTGGTGGCGGTGGCCTTGGTAGAGCCGAATCGTCCCCTGGATGCCTTGCGCCTCGAGGAGCGCAAGGAGGAGGTGTTGCGATGAGCTACCTGTTCGCCTCGGCGCTTCTTTTCGCCCTGGGGGTCTACGGGGTCTTGACCCGCAGGACCGCCATTCTGGTCTTCCTCTCCATCGAGCTTATGCTAAACGCCGCCAACCTTTCCCTCATCGGCTTCGCCCGAGCCCATGGCCTAGACGGCCAGGTGGCCGCCCTCATGGTCATCGCCATCGCCGCCGCGGAGGTGGCGGTGGGCCTCGGGCTCATCGTGGCCATCTTCCGCCACCGGGAAAGCACCGCCGTGGACGACTTGTCCGAGCTTAGGGGGTGAGCATGGCGCTCCTTACCACCATCCTCCTGCCCCTTGTGGGCTTCGCCCTCCTGGGGCTTTTCGGCAAACGGATGCGGGAACCCCTTCCCGGGGTCATCGCCTCCGCCCTGGTCCTGGCCTCCTTCCTCCTCGGGGTAGGCCTCCTCCTCCAGGGCGGGGCCCGCTATGAGGCAGCGTGGCTTCCCGGCATTTCCTTTAGCCTCCTGCTGGACAGCCTCTCCGGGTTTATGCTCCTCATCGTCACCGGGGTGGGTTTCCTCATCCACGTCTACGCCATCGGCTACATGGCGGGCGACCCCGGGTATAGCCGCTTCTTCGCCTACTTCAACTTCTTCATCGCCATGATGCTCACCCTGGTCCTGGCGGACAGCTACCCGGTGATGTTCATCGGCTGGGAAGGGGTGGGCCTGGCCAGCTTCCTCCTCATCGGTTTCTGGTACCAAAACGCCCAGTACGCTGACTCCGCCCGCAAGGCCTTCATCGTGAACCGCATCGGTGACCTGGGCTTCCTCCTGGGCATGGCCATCCTCTGGGCGCTTTACGGTACGCTTTCCATCTCCGAGCTCAAG from Thermus sp. LT1-2-5 includes the following:
- the nuoD gene encoding NADH dehydrogenase (quinone) subunit D yields the protein MKDYLDPVETLEEPKELRTEVMTLNVGPQHPSTHGVLRVVVTLSGEEVLDLVPHIGYLHTGFEKNMENRTYTQVITYTPRMDYLHSFAHDLAYALAVEKLVGAVVPPRAETIRIILNELSRLASHLVFLGTGLLDLGALTPFFYAFREREAILDLFEWVTGQRFHHNYIRIGGVKEDLPEEFVPELRKFLEVMPHRIDEYEALFAESPIFYERARGVGVIPPEVAIHLGLTGGSLRASGVNYDVRKAYPYAGYETYQFDVPLGEHGDVFDRMIVRIREMRESVKILRQALERLEPGPVRDPNPQITPPPRHLLETSMEAVIYHFKHYTEGFHPPKGEVYVPTESARGELGYYIVSDGGSMPYRVKVRAPSFVNLQSLPYAAKGEQVPDLVAIIASLDPVMGDVDR
- the nuoI gene encoding NADH-quinone oxidoreductase subunit NuoI; translated protein: MTLKALAQSLGITLKYLFSKPVTVPYPDAPVALKPRFHGRHVLTRHPNGLEKCIGCSLCAAACPAYAIYVEPAENDPENPVSAGERYAKVYEINMLRCIFCGLCEEACPTGAIVLGYDFEMADYQYSDLIYGKEDMLVDVVGTKPQRREAKMTGKAVKPGYVVPYVRPELEGFKAPTEGGKK
- a CDS encoding NADH-quinone oxidoreductase subunit C; this translates as MRLDRVLDEARAKGYALEDNGLGNLWVVLPREAFKGEMAHYKEMGFNYLADIVGLDYLEYPEPRPERFAVVYELVSLPGWKDGDGSRFFVRVYVPEKDPRLPTVTDLWGSANFLEREVYDMFGIVFEGHPDLRKILTPEDLEGHPLRKDFPLGETPTLFREGRFIVPSEFRAAITGKSPGLTLYKGGSRKGYRALWADLTKAKEVK
- the nuoK gene encoding NADH-quinone oxidoreductase subunit NuoK, which produces MSYLFASALLFALGVYGVLTRRTAILVFLSIELMLNAANLSLIGFARAHGLDGQVAALMVIAIAAAEVAVGLGLIVAIFRHRESTAVDDLSELRG
- the nuoG gene encoding NADH-quinone oxidoreductase subunit NuoG, which gives rise to MVRVKVNDRVVEVPPGTSVMDAVFHAGYDVPLFCSEKHLSPIGACRMCLVRIGLPKRGPDGKPLVNEQGEPEIQWQPKLAASCVTAVAEGMVVDTLSEVVREAQAGMVEFTLLNHPLDCPTCDKGGACELQDRTVEYGLYEKYYQKAPLELPVYTRFEFTRRHEDKHHPLSPFVILDRERCIHCKRCVRYFEEIPGDEVLDFIERGVHTFIGTLDFGLPSGFSGNITDICPVGALLDLTARFRARNWEMEETPTTCALCPVGCGITADTRSGELLRVRAREVPEVNEIWICDAGRFGHEWADSHRLKTPLVREGGRLREATWEEAFLALKEGLKGARGEEVGLYLAGDATLEEGLLAAALAEALKTPHLDFQGRTAAPASLFPTATLEDLLRADFALVLGDPTEEAPILHLRLSEFVRDLKPPYRYAHGTPFADLQIKERMPRRTDKMALFAPYRAPLMKWAALHEVHAPGEEREILLALLGEKEGSEAVQKAKEAFERAERPVLILGAGVLQDAVAAERARLLAERKGAKVLAMTPAPNAKGLEAMGVWPKEKGAAWDEPGAPYAYYGFLPPEAALKDKRFVVMHLSHLHPLAERYAHVVLPAPTFYEKRGHILNLEGRVLPLSPAPIENGEAEGALQVLALVAEALGVRPPFRLHLEADRELKAKKVPGAMGLYAFRTKALRPKEEKGNLYLRPTMWKAWQAEGKAQEAASPELWVHPETARLEALPEGALVEVETPLGPQRARVVHRQDIPKGLYYLSALGPFAGKRFPAKILVPTGGEA
- the nuoE gene encoding NADH-quinone oxidoreductase subunit NuoE → MGFFDDKEDFLRETFAKYPPEGRRAAIMPLLRRVQQEEGWIRPERIEEIAALVGTTPTEVMGVASFYSYYQFVPTGKYHLQVCATLSCKLAGADELWDHLTEELGIGPGEVTPDGLFSVQKVECLGSCHTAPVIQVNDEPYVECVTRARLQALLEGLRAGKRLEEIQLPGKCGHHVHEVEV
- the nuoF gene encoding NADH-quinone oxidoreductase subunit NuoF, whose amino-acid sequence is MTGPIVSGKDPRFERTLYAHVGKEGSWTLDYYLKHGGYETAKRVLKEKTPDEVIEEVKRSGLRGRGGAGFPTGLKWSFMPKDDGKQHYLICNADESEPGSFKDRYILEDVPHLLIEGMILAGYAIRATVGYIYVRGEYRRAADRLEAAIREARARGYLGPNLFGTDFSFDLHVHRGAGAYICGEETALMNSLEGLRANPRLKPPFPAQAGLWGKPTTINNVETLASVVPILERGADWFASMGTEQSKGMKLYQISGPVRRPGVYELPMGTTLRELIYEWAGGPLEPIQALIPGGSSTPPLPFTDEVLDTPMSYEHLQAKGSMLGTGGVILIPERVSMVDAMWNVTRFYAHESCGKCTPCREGVAGFMVNLFAKIGTGEGEEKDVETLEALLPLIEGRSFCPLADAAVWPVKGSLKHFKDQYLALAREKRPVPRPSLWR
- the nuoH gene encoding NADH-quinone oxidoreductase subunit NuoH — encoded protein: MVALKALLVVVGLLTAFAFMTLIERRLLARFQIRMGPNRVGPSGLFQPIADAIKSIFKEDLVVERADKVLFVLAPLLGVVFALLAFGAIPFGPPGSFFGFQPWVVNLDLGILYLFAVSEMAIYGIFLAGWASGSKYSLLGSLRSSASLISYELGLGIALLAPVLLVGSLNLNDIVNWQKENGWLFLYAFPAFLVYAIAALAEAARTPFDLPEAEQELVGGYHTEYSSIKWALFQMTEYIHFITASALIPTLFLGGWTMPFFNVPYLWMFLKIAFFLFLFIWIRATWFRLRYDQLLRFGWGFLFPVALVWFLVTALVVALDLPRAYLVYLSGLSFLALLGAMFYSPKPVRKGGGA
- a CDS encoding NADH-quinone oxidoreductase subunit J; the encoded protein is MSPWEALALLLLLATGLLVVTLRNAIHAALALIANFLVLAGVYVALDARFLGFIQIIVYAGAIVVLFLFVIMLLFAAQGEVGFDPLVRSKPLAALLSLGVAGILLSGLLGLKLAFSQNLQGGLPQALGPLLYGDWLLILLAVGFLLMAATVVAVALVEPNRPLDALRLEERKEEVLR